One Leishmania major strain Friedlin complete genome, chromosome 29 DNA segment encodes these proteins:
- a CDS encoding putative rab-GDP dissociation inhibitor (previous protein_id=AAZ09673.1) — MEETYDAIVCGTGLVECVLSGLLSVNGYKVLHVDRNAYYGGESASLNLEQLYQKFNKGTPPASMGRSHLYNIDLIPKVLMCAGELVKILRATVVDRYNMEFMLLDCSFVMKDGKIAKVPATEMEALSSSLMGFFEKRRLRNFLQYVSSYNVKDSRTYKGYNLQTMSMQQLFKEFDLGNDTISFVGHAMALQNNEDYLHKPAIDTVMRCKLYENSFLMYNRSPYVYPLYGSGELPQAFSRLSAVYGGTYMLQTPVDKVNFDANGAFESIESGGKKAFAKLVLGDPSYFPDRVRSCGQVVRCIAIMDHPIPNLKVAANACQIIIPQSELRRKNDVYILQLCEEDKVCPEGKFIVMIGTVVEHPGNPKADLEAGLKLIGPTLETFISVSDLYEPLEDGSTSRCFISKSYDAATHFESAAEDILNLFERIHGKPYSFEAIKRAGEEVHA, encoded by the coding sequence ATGGAGGAGACATACGATGCGATTGTGTGCGGGACGGGACTAGTGGAGTGCGTGCTGTCCGGCCTGCTGTCCGTGAACGGCTACAAGGTGCTGCACGTGGACCGCAACGCGTACTACGGCGGTGAGAGCGCCTCGTTGAACTTGGAACAGCTCTACCAGAAGTTCAACAAGGGCACGCCGCCGGCTTCCATGGGCCGCAGCCATCTCTACAACATCGATCTGATCCCGAAGGTGCTCATGTGCGCCGGTGAGCTGGTCAAGATCCTGCGCGCCACCGTCGTGGACCGCTACAACATGGAGTTCATGTTGCTCGACTGCTCCTTTGTGATGAAGGACGGCAAGATCGCCAAGGTGCCGGCGACGGAGATGGAGGCACTGTCGTCATCGCTGATGGGCTTCTTCGAgaagcgccgcctgcgcaacTTCCTCCAGTATGTGTCCAGCTACAACGTGAAGGACAGCCGAACCTACAAGGGCTACAACCTGCAAACCATGtcgatgcagcagctcttcAAGGAGTTCGACCTTGGCAACGACACTATCAGCTTTGTTGGGCACGCCATGGCGCTGCAGAACAACGAAGACTACCTGCACAAGCCAGCCATCGACACCGTGATGCGGTGCAAGTTGTACGAGAACTCCTTCTTGATGTACAACCGCTCCCCATACGTGTACCCGCTCTATGGTAGCGGCGAGCTTCCGCAGGCCTTCTCGCGCCTGTCGGCCGTGTACGGCGGCACCTACATGCTTCAGACGCCTGTGGATAAGGTGAACTTTGACGCGAACGGTGCCTTCGAGTCCATCGAGAGCGGTGGCAAAAAGGCGTTCGCGAAGCTGGTGCTGGGCGATCCGTCGTACTTTCCGGACCGTGTCAGGTCGTGTGGTCAGGTggtgcgctgcatcgcgaTCATGGACCACCCTATCCCCAACCTAAAGGTGGCCGCCAACGCGTGCCAGATCATTATCCCACAgtcggagctgcgccgcaagAACGACGTGTACATCCTGCAGCTGTGTGAAGAAGACAAGGTGTGCCCGGAGGGCAAGTTCATTGTGATGATCGGCACCGTGGTCGAGCACCCGGGGAACCCCAAGGCTGACCTGGAGGCCGGCCTCAAGCTGATCGGCCCCACCTTGGAGACTTTCATTTCAGTCTCTGACTTGTATGAGCCACTCGAGGACGGAAGCACGAGTCGCTGCTTCATCAGCAAGAGCTACGATGCCGCCACGCACTTCGAGAGCGCCGCGGAGGACATCCTCAACCTCTTCGAGCGCATCCACGGCAAGCCGTACAGTTTCGAGGCCATCAAGCGCGCAGGTGAGGAAGTACATGCGTAG